The following are from one region of the Deltaproteobacteria bacterium genome:
- a CDS encoding PilZ domain-containing protein: MAQVKCPNCSRQFVRRVSIVGSAETLLGVFFIYPFRCQLCGVRFRMPQWGVRYVRVPEDKREYDRLTTSFPLIFHANNMTGQGLSMEVSMGGCSFSSTMQLASGTVLQMSLQVADSVSPIVVDAAVVCYTRERLIGVEFLQWQESERDRLQLFVRGLLISQQQRAA; encoded by the coding sequence ATGGCGCAAGTGAAATGTCCCAACTGTTCGCGGCAATTTGTTCGGCGCGTGTCGATTGTCGGCTCGGCCGAAACGTTGCTTGGGGTTTTCTTTATCTACCCGTTTCGCTGCCAGCTCTGCGGCGTGCGTTTCCGCATGCCGCAGTGGGGTGTGCGCTATGTTCGCGTGCCGGAAGACAAGCGCGAATATGATCGTCTGACGACCAGTTTCCCTTTGATCTTTCACGCCAACAATATGACCGGCCAAGGCTTGTCGATGGAAGTTTCCATGGGCGGCTGCAGCTTCAGCTCGACGATGCAGCTGGCGAGCGGTACGGTTTTGCAAATGTCGCTGCAGGTGGCCGACTCGGTGAGCCCCATCGTCGTCGACGCCGCGGTTGTGTGCTATACGCGCGAGCGCTTGATCGGCGTCGAGTTTCTCCAATGGCAGGAAAGCGAGCGGGATCGTTTGCAGCTTTTCGTGCGCGGCCTGCTGATCAGCCAACAACAGCGCGCGGCTTAA